One region of Mesobacillus boroniphilus genomic DNA includes:
- the sigY gene encoding RNA polymerase sigma factor SigY — MDEKELINSAKKGDHRSFAVLFRNHYPLLVKYLMKITMNPDIAEEIAQATMAKCVEKIHLFNGKSKFSSWLISIATNMYIDQHRKKKREREWNEGEATSRKLQWHMESKNEEWTDALAALSRLTDEMRIPLILKHYYGYSYDEIGEILNIAAGTAKSRVHHGLLAVRRELKVDDKPKGKLVKR, encoded by the coding sequence ATGGATGAGAAAGAGTTAATCAATAGCGCTAAAAAAGGCGACCACCGATCGTTTGCTGTGCTGTTCAGGAATCATTATCCCCTGCTGGTAAAATACCTGATGAAAATAACGATGAATCCTGATATCGCAGAGGAAATTGCACAAGCAACGATGGCTAAATGTGTGGAGAAAATTCATTTATTCAATGGGAAATCCAAATTCTCGTCATGGCTGATCAGCATAGCCACGAATATGTATATTGATCAGCACCGCAAGAAGAAGCGCGAACGGGAATGGAACGAAGGAGAAGCAACGTCACGAAAACTACAGTGGCATATGGAATCGAAGAATGAGGAATGGACAGATGCGCTCGCAGCATTATCCAGGCTGACAGATGAAATGCGTATACCTCTTATCCTTAAGCATTATTATGGGTATTCGTACGATGAGATTGGTGAAATCCTCAATATCGCCGCTGGTACTGCAAAGTCTAGAGTCCACCATGGACTTTTAGCTGTTAGAAGGGAGCTGAAAGTAGATGACAAACCAAAAGGGAAGCTCGTCAAGCGATGA
- a CDS encoding sigma-Y antisigma factor component → MNEELSPVMLAVVVLILLVQSIFLFTDARKHGHNYWLWGILGLIQAPMPLLFYLLFVRKIWRGKSAEK, encoded by the coding sequence ATGAACGAAGAACTGTCACCTGTTATGCTGGCCGTAGTTGTTTTGATTCTATTGGTGCAGAGCATTTTTCTTTTTACTGATGCCCGGAAGCATGGCCATAACTATTGGCTTTGGGGAATCCTTGGATTGATTCAGGCACCGATGCCGCTGCTATTTTATCTGCTTTTTGTACGAAAGATATGGCGCGGCAAGTCAGCTGAAAAGTAA
- a CDS encoding YxlC family protein yields the protein MTNQKGSSSSDEQMDKELFDTISAINNGLDKLDSMDTYVPDDKWFEQMVLNQQEVQKKKYRRELAWFILSAMLILSGVIFTMLELPMLFFMLQAATVAITAIYSYKGVQKQVGSR from the coding sequence ATGACAAACCAAAAGGGAAGCTCGTCAAGCGATGAACAAATGGATAAAGAACTTTTTGACACCATCAGCGCTATCAATAATGGACTGGACAAACTCGATTCCATGGACACTTATGTCCCGGATGATAAATGGTTTGAGCAAATGGTGCTGAATCAGCAGGAGGTTCAAAAGAAGAAATATCGCCGGGAATTAGCGTGGTTCATTTTGAGTGCTATGCTGATTTTGAGCGGGGTGATCTTCACTATGCTGGAGCTCCCGATGCTCTTCTTTATGCTACAGGCTGCAACGGTCGCGATTACAGCAATCTATAGTTATAAAGGAGTCCAAAAGCAGGTGGGCAGCCGATGA